In Deinococcus aquaedulcis, one DNA window encodes the following:
- a CDS encoding variant leucine-rich repeat-containing protein, whose amino-acid sequence MAGEAEHSSPPAVLTLAPGATAAELERLAQGAPPELRAAIAAHPNTPPALLEDLAATFPAQVLANPALPLLRLAHPRLLLDVPLHTLLRLLSQPDAPAWLLRHALIASAIEIQAAAAAHPALTAHQIDQMVGHPAWQVRARIAARPELPPALIARLASDADYGVRMYIAARTDLPPVVAQQLAADPSVFVRQVLVRAQQSGLAAFVLGLCLLPWS is encoded by the coding sequence ATGGCAGGAGAAGCTGAACATTCCAGCCCACCAGCGGTACTGACGCTGGCGCCCGGCGCCACGGCCGCTGAACTGGAGCGGCTGGCGCAGGGCGCACCCCCCGAACTGCGCGCCGCCATTGCCGCGCATCCCAACACGCCGCCCGCGCTGCTGGAAGACCTGGCGGCCACCTTCCCGGCCCAGGTGCTGGCCAATCCGGCGCTGCCGCTGCTGCGGCTGGCCCATCCCCGATTGCTGCTCGACGTGCCGCTGCACACCCTGTTGCGCCTGCTCTCGCAACCCGACGCCCCGGCGTGGCTGCTGCGGCACGCCCTGATCGCCTCGGCCATCGAGATCCAGGCGGCGGCGGCGGCCCACCCGGCTCTCACTGCCCACCAGATTGACCAGATGGTGGGCCATCCGGCGTGGCAGGTGCGGGCGCGGATTGCGGCCCGGCCCGAACTGCCCCCCGCGCTGATTGCCCGGCTGGCCAGCGACGCCGATTACGGGGTGCGCATGTACATCGCTGCCCGTACCGACTTGCCCCCGGTGGTGGCCCAGCAGCTGGCGGCCGATCCTTCGGTATTCGTGCGGCAGGTGCTGGTGCGCGCACAGCAGAGCGGGCTGGCCGCCTTTGTGCTGGGCTTGTGCTTGCTGCCCTGGAGCTGA
- the rplL gene encoding 50S ribosomal protein L7/L12: MAYDKQALIDQLGQLTIMELADLIDGLKETWGVTAAVAAGPAAGPAAAVEEKTEFDVVLVDAGASKINVIKEIRAITGLGLKEAKDMSEKGGVLKEGASKDDAEKIKAQLEAAGAKVELK, from the coding sequence ATGGCTTACGACAAACAAGCGCTCATCGACCAGCTCGGCCAGCTCACCATCATGGAACTCGCGGACCTCATCGACGGTCTGAAGGAAACCTGGGGCGTGACTGCCGCCGTGGCCGCCGGCCCCGCCGCTGGCCCCGCCGCCGCTGTGGAAGAGAAGACCGAATTTGACGTGGTGCTGGTGGATGCCGGCGCCAGCAAGATCAACGTCATTAAGGAAATCCGCGCCATCACCGGCCTGGGTCTGAAGGAAGCCAAGGACATGAGCGAGAAGGGCGGCGTGCTGAAGGAAGGCGCCAGCAAGGACGACGCCGAGAAGATCAAGGCCCAGCTGGAAGCTGCTGGCGCCAAGGTCGAACTGAAGTAA